In Astyanax mexicanus isolate ESR-SI-001 chromosome 5, AstMex3_surface, whole genome shotgun sequence, a single window of DNA contains:
- the cdk15 gene encoding cyclin-dependent kinase 15 isoform X1 yields the protein MEDLFWRVRLWGSLCVGQCCWCCGREKEVRNGQERVEETSSVGAEGQEELEMEERPSKSWSVSSLPVAELGELDGVETPQPHWFHTLQVRRLRVQRGRSNSDPLGGKSFQQEFQWNTGLQFGTATSYLNLEKLGEGTYATVYKGISRINGHLVALKVIRMKTEEGVPFTAIREASLLKGLKHANIVLLHDIIHTRESLTFVFEYVQTDLSQYMMQHPGGLHSYNVRIFMFQLLRGLSYIHSRRILHRDLKPQNLLISYLGELKLADFGLARSKSIPCQTYSAEVVTLWYRPPDVLLGSTDYSTALDIWGAGCIFIEMLQGAPAFPGVADVFEQLLKIWTVLGVPTEESWPGVSELPNYKPEWFLPCKAQQFRDVWKRLAQLPYKTEDLAQQMLMMVPKDRISAQDALQHPYFSTLPPPVMQLRDTVSIFKVPGVRLEAEARDIFSPSRRTKPSLVPLGKCW from the exons ATGGAGGACTTGTTCTGGAGGGTCCGGCTCTGGGGGTCTCtgtgtgtgggtcagtgctgctggtgttgtgGGCGAGAAAAGGAGGTCAGGAATGGTCAGGAGAGAGTGGAGGAGACTAGCAGTGTAGGGGCAGAGGGGCAGGAGGAGTTGGAAATGGAGGAGAGGCCTTCGAAGAGCTGGAGTGTGTCGTCCCTGCCGGTCGCTgag CTGGGTGAACTGGACGGGGTGGAGACTCCTCAGCCTCACTGGTTCCACACTCTGCAGGTGCGCAGGCTACGGGTGCAGAGAGGCCGCAGCAACAGCGACCCACTGGGGGGAAAAAGCTTCCAGCAGGAATTTCAGTGG AACACGGGGCTGCAGTTTGGAACTGCCACTTCCTACCTGAACCTGGAGAAACTAGGAGAAGGAACATACGCCACTGTTTACAAAGGAATAAGCAG GATTAACGGCCACTTGGTGGCACTAAAGGTGATCCGCATGAAGACTGAAGAAGGAGTTCCATTCACTGCAATCAGAGAgg cCTCTCTGTTAAAAGGCCTGAAGCATGCTAACATTGTGCTGCTCCATGACATCATCCACACTCGCGAGTCTCTCACCTTCGTCTTTGAGTATGTG caAACAGACTTGTCTCAGTATATGATGCAGCACCCGGGAGGACTGCACTCCTACAATGTTCGA aTCTTTATGTTCCAGCTGTTGCGAGGTCTGTCATATATCCACAGTAGGAGGATCCTGCATCGAGATCTGAAGCCTCAGAACCTGCTCATCAGCTACCTGGGAGAACTCAAACTGGCAGACTTTG GCCTGGCCAGGTCCAAGTCCATCCCTTGCCAAACATATTCAGCAGAAGTTGTGACTCTCTGGTACAGACCACCTGATGTTCTACTGGGTTCCACAGACTACTCCACAGCACTAGACATTTG GGGTGCCGGCTGCATTTTTATTGAGATGCTGCAGGGAGCGCCAGCGTTCCCTGGTGTAGCTGATGTCTTTGAGCAGTTGCTGAAGATTTGGACA GTTCTGGGGGTGCCCACGGAAGAAAGCTGGCCAGGTGTGAGTGAGCTACCCAACTATAAACCGG AATGGTTCCTGCCCTGCAAAGCCCAGCAATTCAGAGATGTCTGGAAAAG ACTTGCACAGTTGCCCTATAAGACAGAAGACCTGGCCCAGCAGATGTTGATGATGGTGCCCAAAGACAGGATCTCGGCCCAGGATGCACTGCAGCACCCCTACTTCAGTACCCTCCCACCCCCAGTGATGCAGCTCCGGGACA cTGTATCGATATTTAAAGTGCCTGGTGTGAGGCTGGAAGCAGAAGCGAGGGACATTTTCAGCCCCAGCAGGCGGACGAAACCCTCCCTGGTTCCCCTGGGGAAGTGCTGGTGA
- the cdk15 gene encoding cyclin-dependent kinase 15 isoform X2, translating to MHNLRHAATEAFQRLGLKQKHLGYQELGELDGVETPQPHWFHTLQVRRLRVQRGRSNSDPLGGKSFQQEFQWNTGLQFGTATSYLNLEKLGEGTYATVYKGISRINGHLVALKVIRMKTEEGVPFTAIREASLLKGLKHANIVLLHDIIHTRESLTFVFEYVQTDLSQYMMQHPGGLHSYNVRIFMFQLLRGLSYIHSRRILHRDLKPQNLLISYLGELKLADFGLARSKSIPCQTYSAEVVTLWYRPPDVLLGSTDYSTALDIWGAGCIFIEMLQGAPAFPGVADVFEQLLKIWTVLGVPTEESWPGVSELPNYKPEWFLPCKAQQFRDVWKRLAQLPYKTEDLAQQMLMMVPKDRISAQDALQHPYFSTLPPPVMQLRDTVSIFKVPGVRLEAEARDIFSPSRRTKPSLVPLGKCW from the exons gttTGAAGCAGAAACATCTGGGCTATCAGGAG CTGGGTGAACTGGACGGGGTGGAGACTCCTCAGCCTCACTGGTTCCACACTCTGCAGGTGCGCAGGCTACGGGTGCAGAGAGGCCGCAGCAACAGCGACCCACTGGGGGGAAAAAGCTTCCAGCAGGAATTTCAGTGG AACACGGGGCTGCAGTTTGGAACTGCCACTTCCTACCTGAACCTGGAGAAACTAGGAGAAGGAACATACGCCACTGTTTACAAAGGAATAAGCAG GATTAACGGCCACTTGGTGGCACTAAAGGTGATCCGCATGAAGACTGAAGAAGGAGTTCCATTCACTGCAATCAGAGAgg cCTCTCTGTTAAAAGGCCTGAAGCATGCTAACATTGTGCTGCTCCATGACATCATCCACACTCGCGAGTCTCTCACCTTCGTCTTTGAGTATGTG caAACAGACTTGTCTCAGTATATGATGCAGCACCCGGGAGGACTGCACTCCTACAATGTTCGA aTCTTTATGTTCCAGCTGTTGCGAGGTCTGTCATATATCCACAGTAGGAGGATCCTGCATCGAGATCTGAAGCCTCAGAACCTGCTCATCAGCTACCTGGGAGAACTCAAACTGGCAGACTTTG GCCTGGCCAGGTCCAAGTCCATCCCTTGCCAAACATATTCAGCAGAAGTTGTGACTCTCTGGTACAGACCACCTGATGTTCTACTGGGTTCCACAGACTACTCCACAGCACTAGACATTTG GGGTGCCGGCTGCATTTTTATTGAGATGCTGCAGGGAGCGCCAGCGTTCCCTGGTGTAGCTGATGTCTTTGAGCAGTTGCTGAAGATTTGGACA GTTCTGGGGGTGCCCACGGAAGAAAGCTGGCCAGGTGTGAGTGAGCTACCCAACTATAAACCGG AATGGTTCCTGCCCTGCAAAGCCCAGCAATTCAGAGATGTCTGGAAAAG ACTTGCACAGTTGCCCTATAAGACAGAAGACCTGGCCCAGCAGATGTTGATGATGGTGCCCAAAGACAGGATCTCGGCCCAGGATGCACTGCAGCACCCCTACTTCAGTACCCTCCCACCCCCAGTGATGCAGCTCCGGGACA cTGTATCGATATTTAAAGTGCCTGGTGTGAGGCTGGAAGCAGAAGCGAGGGACATTTTCAGCCCCAGCAGGCGGACGAAACCCTCCCTGGTTCCCCTGGGGAAGTGCTGGTGA
- the cdk15 gene encoding cyclin-dependent kinase 15 isoform X3, with amino-acid sequence MVTNTGLQFGTATSYLNLEKLGEGTYATVYKGISRINGHLVALKVIRMKTEEGVPFTAIREASLLKGLKHANIVLLHDIIHTRESLTFVFEYVQTDLSQYMMQHPGGLHSYNVRIFMFQLLRGLSYIHSRRILHRDLKPQNLLISYLGELKLADFGLARSKSIPCQTYSAEVVTLWYRPPDVLLGSTDYSTALDIWGAGCIFIEMLQGAPAFPGVADVFEQLLKIWTVLGVPTEESWPGVSELPNYKPEWFLPCKAQQFRDVWKRLAQLPYKTEDLAQQMLMMVPKDRISAQDALQHPYFSTLPPPVMQLRDTVSIFKVPGVRLEAEARDIFSPSRRTKPSLVPLGKCW; translated from the exons ATGGTAACA AACACGGGGCTGCAGTTTGGAACTGCCACTTCCTACCTGAACCTGGAGAAACTAGGAGAAGGAACATACGCCACTGTTTACAAAGGAATAAGCAG GATTAACGGCCACTTGGTGGCACTAAAGGTGATCCGCATGAAGACTGAAGAAGGAGTTCCATTCACTGCAATCAGAGAgg cCTCTCTGTTAAAAGGCCTGAAGCATGCTAACATTGTGCTGCTCCATGACATCATCCACACTCGCGAGTCTCTCACCTTCGTCTTTGAGTATGTG caAACAGACTTGTCTCAGTATATGATGCAGCACCCGGGAGGACTGCACTCCTACAATGTTCGA aTCTTTATGTTCCAGCTGTTGCGAGGTCTGTCATATATCCACAGTAGGAGGATCCTGCATCGAGATCTGAAGCCTCAGAACCTGCTCATCAGCTACCTGGGAGAACTCAAACTGGCAGACTTTG GCCTGGCCAGGTCCAAGTCCATCCCTTGCCAAACATATTCAGCAGAAGTTGTGACTCTCTGGTACAGACCACCTGATGTTCTACTGGGTTCCACAGACTACTCCACAGCACTAGACATTTG GGGTGCCGGCTGCATTTTTATTGAGATGCTGCAGGGAGCGCCAGCGTTCCCTGGTGTAGCTGATGTCTTTGAGCAGTTGCTGAAGATTTGGACA GTTCTGGGGGTGCCCACGGAAGAAAGCTGGCCAGGTGTGAGTGAGCTACCCAACTATAAACCGG AATGGTTCCTGCCCTGCAAAGCCCAGCAATTCAGAGATGTCTGGAAAAG ACTTGCACAGTTGCCCTATAAGACAGAAGACCTGGCCCAGCAGATGTTGATGATGGTGCCCAAAGACAGGATCTCGGCCCAGGATGCACTGCAGCACCCCTACTTCAGTACCCTCCCACCCCCAGTGATGCAGCTCCGGGACA cTGTATCGATATTTAAAGTGCCTGGTGTGAGGCTGGAAGCAGAAGCGAGGGACATTTTCAGCCCCAGCAGGCGGACGAAACCCTCCCTGGTTCCCCTGGGGAAGTGCTGGTGA